In a genomic window of Telopea speciosissima isolate NSW1024214 ecotype Mountain lineage chromosome 5, Tspe_v1, whole genome shotgun sequence:
- the LOC122662782 gene encoding putative disease resistance protein At5g47280 gives MSADIFLGAIAEEVLGVILELKEKVVNFPEDLEKLQNTLQCVIPLFKQGRQLDLELTDRKSKALENMIEKLKQGEQLVQECCKVPSWNIFLKIHYSIKISNLNEAIRRFCGLELQVENWRDNKLLLTKMEELTIQQRQVQIVAGVCVGVPSLRNEGLFAVPELPDRVVGFKLPLEELKIELFKENLAVLGLCAPGGRGKSTLAAMLCRDEQVTGRFKDNIFFVTVSMTPTLRIPQRLLEEIGGGVPGSDLSEEDATKQFHHLLKQRKSEPLLLVLDDVWDESIIEKFFSRTEGYKMLVTSRTEFKRYSSKHHSKYLLKTLSDQDSMTLFRHTALSQDGNEDYEPDEDILNKIVKCCDGFPLAIMVIAKSLSQQPPVIWENMAKKLSKGARIIDFDEKLRERLAASLDSLDKTVRECFLDLGSFPEDKRIPASALIDIWCEIYELDDESDAFVILLELASRNLVNLVGSRQIVTEIVASFNELFVTQHDLLRDLAIYESRQQQSKRLIMGKREKGLPESWRKKENDYLNARLVSLCTGEMCLENWYVLQLPEVGVLILNFSASNYALPPFMEKMRKLKVLIIVNRGRTHAKLSNLITLSELSNLKRIRLEKVSIPSLHEFTLPLMNLQKISFVMCDFGQALMKCTINSSYVLPNLVEINIDYCHDLVELPPWICDINNLQTLSITNCDNLSALPERIGCMADLELLRLHACTGLPKLPDSIKGLQKLRFLDISDCCNLKMLPDGMGELHCLKKLDMRGCIDLSELPPSAMNLVHLKEVICDEDTASLWEPVSSSLKITVLKKDNNLEWLGI, from the exons ATGTCGGCCGATATCTTCTTGGGTGCTATAGCTGAAGAGGTGTTGGGTGTGATATTAGAACTGAAAGAAAAGGTCGTTAATTTCCCGGAAGATCTTGAAAAGCTCCAAAATACTCTCCAATGTGTGATTCCTCTGTTTAAACAAGGGAGGCAATTGGATTTAGAGTTGACCGATCGTAAGTCGAAGGCGCTCGAGAATATGATCGAGAAGTTGAAGCAAGGAGAACAGCTCGTCCAGGAGTGTTGCAAGGTCCCATCTTGGAACAtcttcttgaagatccattACTCCATTAAGATCTCTAATTTGAATGAAGCTATTCGTAGGTTCTGTGGGCTGGAATTACAGGTCGAAAACTGGCGAGACAATAAACTGCTTCTAACTAAGATGGAAGAACTGACTATACAACAGCGACAGGTACAAATTGTGGCtggtgtgtgtgtgggtgtgcCTTCCCTTCGTAATGAGGGTTTGTTTGCAGTGCCTGAACTCCCAGATCGTGTTGTTGGATTCAAATTACCTCTCGAAGAATTGAAGATTGAATTGTTCAAAGAAAATTTGGCTGTGCTTGGACTTTGTGCTCCTGGGGGACGTGGGAAATCGACATTAGCTGCCATGCTTTGCCGAGACGAACAAGT TACAGGCAGATTCAAGGATAATATATTCTTTGTAACTGTTTCAATGACGCCCACCTTAAGGATCCCACAAAGACTACTTGAAGAGATTGGTGGTGGGGTGCCTGGGTCCGACCTGAGTGAAGAAGATGCGACTAAGCAATTTCATCACCTTCTGAAGCAGAGAAAATCAGAGCCACTATTGTTGGTTTTAGATGATGTTTGGGACGAATCAATTATCGAGAAGTTTTTCTCCAGAACAGAAGGATATAAGATGTTGGTTACATCAAGAACAGAATTCAAAAGATATAGTTCTAAACATCATTCTAAATACCTTTTGAAAACACTTAGTGACCAAGATTCCATGACTCTCTTTCGTCACACAGCATTGTCTCAAGATGGGAATGAGGACTATGAGCCAGATGAGGATATTCTAAATAAG ATAGTAAAATGCTGCGATGGTTTTCCACTCGCTATAATGGTGATTGCCAAATCTTTGTCCCAGCAGCCCCCAGTGATATGGGAAAACATGGCTAAGAAACTGTCGAAAGGTGCTCGCattattgattttgatgaaaaaTTGCGGGAACGTCTTGCAGCAAGTTTGGATTCCTTGGATAAAACAGTTCGAGAGTGTTTTCTGGACCTGGGTTCCTTTCCTGAAGACAAAAGGATCCCTGCCTCTGCTCTGATCGATATTTGGTGTGAGATCTATGAACTAGATGATGAAAGTGATGCCTTTGTCATTCTTCTCGAACTTGCCTCTCGAAATCTTGTTAATTTGGTTGGAAGCAG GCAAATTGTAACGGAGATTGTTGCTAGCTTCAATGAGCTATTTGTTACCCAGCATGATTTGCTCAGAGACCTGGCTATCTACGAGAGCCGGCAGCAGCAGAGTAAAAGACTTATCATgggcaaaagagaaaaaggcctTCCCGAGAGctggagaaaaaaagagaacgaCTATCTCAATGCCCGTCTTGTTTCCCTCTGCACAG GTGAAATGTGTCTAGAAAACTGGTATGTCTTGCAACTTCCTGAAGTTGGGGTGCTGATTCTGAATTTCTCTGCAAGTAACTATGCCTTACCCCCATTCATGGAAAAGATGAGGAAGCTAAAGGTTCTTATCATTGTGAACCGTGGACGGACCCATGCCAAGCTAAGCAATTTGATAACACTTAGTGAATTGTCTAATCTAAAGAGGATCAGGTTAGAGAAAGTCTCCATTCCTTCCCTTCATGAATTCACATTGCCATTGATGAATTTGCAGAAGATATCTTTTGTTATGTGTGATTTTGGCCAAGCTTTGATGAAATGCACCATCAACTCCTCCTACGTGTTACCTAATCTTGTTGAGATCAACATCGATTACTGCCATGATCTGGTGGAATTGCCTCCGTGGATCTGCGATATCAACAATTTACAGACACTCAGCATTACTAACTGTGATAACTTATCTGCACTACCTGAGAGAATTGGATGTATGGCAGATTTAGAGTTGTTAAGGCTGCATGCATGTACTGGATTACCTAAGTTACCAGACTCGATAAAAGGACTCCAGAAGCTGAGGTTCCTTGATATATCCGATTGTTGCAACTTAAAAATGCTGCCTGATGGGATGGGTGAGTTACATTGTTTGAAGAAGCTAGACATGAGAGGTTGCATAGATTTGAGTGAATTGCCACCTTCAGCCATGAATCTTGTTCATTTAAAGGAAGTGATCTGTGATGAAGACACAGCTAGTCTTTGGGAACCTGTATCATCTAGTCTGAAAATAACTGTGCTTAAGAAGGACAACAACTTGGAATGGCTAGGGATTTGA
- the LOC122661364 gene encoding serine/threonine-protein kinase SAPK10, producing the protein MDRSQVNVGPGMDMPIMHDSDRYELVKDIGAGNFGVARLMRDKQTKELVAVKYIERGEKIDENVQREIINHRSLRHPNIVRFKEVILTPTHLAIVMEYASGGELFERICNAGRFREDEARFFFQQLISGVSYCHSMQVCHRDLKLENTLLDGSPAPRLKICDFGYSKSSVLHSQPKSTVGTPAYIAPEVLLKKEYDGKIADVWSCGVTLYVMLVGAYPFEDPEEPKNFRKTIQRILSVQYSIPDSIHISPECRHLISRIFVSNPGTRISMSEIRNHEWFLKNLPADLMDDEKMNNQFEEPDQPMQSVDDIMQIIAEATIPAAGTRSLNQYLADGLDMDDDDMDLETDPDLDVDSSGEIIYAM; encoded by the exons ATGGATCGATCTCAAGTCAATGTTGGTCCTGGTATGGATATGCCGATAATGCACGACAGCGATCGGTATGAGCTCGTTAAAGATATTGGTGCGGGGAATTTCGGCGTCGCAAGACTGATGAGGGATAAGCAGACTAAGGAGCTTGTCGCTGTGAAGTACATCGAGCGGGGGGAGAAG ATTGATGAAAATGTACAAAGGGAAATTATTAATCACAGATCACTAAGGCACCCCAACATTGTTAGGTTCAAAGAG GTCATATTAACGCCCACCCATCTGGCTATTGTGATGGAATATGCATCTGGTGGAGAGCTGTTTGAACGCATATGCAACGCAGGCCGGTTTAGGGAGGATGAG GCTCGCTTCTTCTTCCAGCAACTTATATCAGGAGTCAGCTATTGTCACTCAATG CAAGTATGCCATCGAGACTTGAAGTTAGAAAACACACTGTTGGATGGAAGTCCTGCCCCTCGTTTAAAGATATGTGATTTTGGATATTCTAAG TCATCAGTGCTTCATTCGCAACCAAAGTCAACTGTTGGAACCCCTGCATACATTGCTCCAGAAGTTCTACTGAAGAAAGAGTATGATGGCAAG ATTGCAGATGTGTGGTCATGTGGTGTAACCCTTTATGTGATGCTGGTGGGTGCATACCCTTTTGAGGACCCAGAGGAGCCGAAGAACTTCCGAAAGACTATACAG CGAATATTGAGTGTCCAGTATTCAATCCCCGACTCTATTCACATATCTCCTGAGTGCCGCCACCTGATCTCAAGGATTTTTGTCTCCAACCCAGGAACG AGGATAAGCATGTCTGAGATCAGGAACCACGAGTGGTTTCTAAAGAACCTTCCTGCGGACCTCATGGATGATGAGAAAATGAACAACCAATTTGAAGAACCTGATCAACCAATGCAGAGTGTTGATGATATCATGCAGATCATAGCTGAGGCTACCATACCTGCTGCAGGAACTCGTAGCCTCAATCAGTATCTAGCTGACGGCCTGGATATGGATGATGATGACATGGACCTGGAGACTGATCCTGATCTTGATGTAGACAGCAGTGGGGAGATAATCTACGCAATGTGA